The genomic region TGCAGGCGCCCGGGTATGGCGAGGTCTCCGTCGGCCGTGGCGGCGAACGACTGCGGGTGGTGGGCGCCCCGGCCGAGTTGACCCTGTTCCTCTCCGGTCGGCAGCGGGTGGCCCGGGTTCAACTGGACGGTTCGCCGACGTCCGCCCGGCAGCTCCGCAACGCCAGCCTGGGCATGTGACTTACTGCACCTAATCGGTCACACGAACGACGGGCATTTGCCGCAGTCCCAGCGACGCGCGCCGATACCTCCTCCCGTACGCTTCAGCGCGCCGTTCCGCGCCGGGGCGGCACGATGTGGGGGCACACGATGCGGAGCTTCGCGATCTCGGCGCTACGGGAACCCTCCTTCAGGGCGGGGCGCCACAAGTCCACGGATCGGGTGGCCAGCGAGAGCGTCGAGTGGGCGCGCGCTTTCGGCCTGGTCAATTCCGGTCATCAGGTTCATCGACTACAACAGGCGGACGCCGCTGGCCTGGCCGGCCGGGCCTGCCTGGAGGGGCCGCCGCAGGGGTTGCGGCTCCTCACCGATCTGATCTCCTGGCTCTTCGTCATGGACGACGCCTGCGACGAGGACGGCCTCGGCGCGGACCCGAGCCGGCTGGCGCCGGTCATCGCCGCCCTGCTCGACGTGCTGGACCGGTGCGGTGACCCGCTCGCGGCCCTGCCGCCGGGCGCCGGGCCGTTGGGCGCCGCGCTGCACGACCTGTGCCGCCGGACCCGGGCGCAGGGCCGCGCGCCGATGTTGCTGCGCTTCGTCAGTCAGGTGCGCCAGTACCTGCTGGCGCTGCTCTGGGAGGCCGCCAACCGGGAGCGCCGGCGGGTGCCGGGGGTGACGGAGTACGTCCAACTGCGTCGGCACATCGGCGGCGTGCACCCCTGCCTCACCCTGACCGACCTGGC from Micromonospora lupini harbors:
- a CDS encoding terpene synthase family protein — translated: MASESVEWARAFGLVNSGHQVHRLQQADAAGLAGRACLEGPPQGLRLLTDLISWLFVMDDACDEDGLGADPSRLAPVIAALLDVLDRCGDPLAALPPGAGPLGAALHDLCRRTRAQGRAPMLLRFVSQVRQYLLALLWEAANRERRRVPGVTEYVQLRRHIGGVHPCLTLTDLASKQPPGPSRRTDPALTALDLLAVDLVCWCNDLFSYGKESRSDPDAHNLVTVIAQEGGLAEADALRAAADRFNRGLAAYLAAEERLLASGVDALRSPLAARRNWVRATYDWSVVAARYA